The following coding sequences lie in one Enterococcus sp. 9E7_DIV0242 genomic window:
- a CDS encoding LysM peptidoglycan-binding domain-containing protein — MEKRSRKERRKAEQYQKASLHLKKGTTVFSSALAVSSIAGSTVVGPLLVEATEDGANSAEITPSVGTYTEQMQDGLANIQESSNEGTATTEESTQTEETSQTEETIDSSEVEGSTEESNLEVPTVESSEENSEEPAISEEDSTTIDSLAGISSFAASARSAVSTSSFIASIAGQAQTVAAANDLYASVMIAQAILESGSGASTLSQAPNYNLFGIKGAYNGQSVYMNTWEVINGQDVIVNAAFRKYPSYTESFYDNAYVLRNTSFQSGVYFYSGTWKSNTNSYMDATAWLTGRYATDPSYGAKLNSLIAANNLTQYDTPSTGGNTGGNTGGNEGGSTGGNTGSNANDTIHTVASGDSLWALASRYGTTIASIKGWNNLSSDTIYIGQKLIVKKGSGSSGGSTGGNTGGSSSGGNTGGSTSTTDTYYTVKSGDSLWAISSANGVSIANLRSWNNISGDIIYPGQRLIVKKGSGSSGGSTGGNTGGSSSGGNTGGSTSTTDTYYTVKSGDSLWAISSANGVSIANLRSWNNISGDIIYPGQRLIVKKGSGSSGGSTGGNTGGSSSGGNTGGSTSTTDTYYTVKSGDSLWAISSANGVSIANLRSWNNISGDIIHPGQRLIVKKGSGSSSSNTGGSSSSGGTTNTGNGKTHTVKSGDTLWGLAIQYSTSIQQLQRLNSLSGDVIYIGQQLKVA; from the coding sequence ATGGAAAAGCGATCACGTAAAGAAAGAAGGAAAGCGGAACAATATCAGAAAGCTTCTCTACACTTGAAAAAGGGCACTACTGTATTTAGTTCAGCTTTAGCTGTTTCATCCATCGCCGGTTCAACTGTGGTGGGACCACTCCTTGTTGAGGCAACCGAAGATGGCGCAAACAGCGCAGAAATCACCCCATCTGTTGGTACATATACGGAACAAATGCAAGATGGGTTAGCCAACATACAGGAAAGTAGCAATGAAGGAACAGCTACGACTGAAGAGTCTACTCAGACAGAAGAAACCAGTCAAACAGAAGAAACAATTGATTCTTCTGAAGTAGAAGGAAGCACAGAAGAAAGTAATCTGGAGGTTCCTACGGTTGAGTCTTCTGAGGAAAATTCGGAAGAGCCGGCTATTTCAGAAGAAGACTCAACAACAATTGATTCTCTCGCCGGAATTAGCTCGTTTGCTGCATCCGCAAGAAGTGCTGTTAGTACTTCATCGTTTATTGCCAGTATTGCCGGTCAGGCGCAAACTGTTGCGGCTGCGAATGATCTGTATGCTTCTGTCATGATTGCTCAGGCGATTCTGGAAAGTGGTTCAGGTGCCAGTACGTTATCTCAAGCACCAAATTACAACTTATTTGGTATCAAAGGTGCGTATAATGGGCAAAGTGTCTATATGAATACTTGGGAAGTGATCAACGGGCAGGATGTCATTGTTAATGCGGCTTTTCGTAAATATCCGTCTTATACGGAATCATTCTATGATAATGCCTATGTACTGAGAAATACCTCTTTCCAATCGGGTGTCTACTTTTATTCAGGAACGTGGAAAAGCAATACGAACTCTTATATGGATGCAACGGCTTGGTTGACTGGCCGATATGCAACAGATCCAAGCTATGGGGCAAAATTAAACTCTTTGATTGCTGCGAATAATTTAACTCAGTACGATACACCATCAACTGGGGGAAATACAGGTGGCAATACGGGTGGAAATGAAGGCGGAAGTACAGGCGGTAATACAGGAAGCAACGCGAATGACACGATTCATACAGTTGCTTCCGGTGATAGCTTATGGGCATTGGCAAGCAGATATGGTACAACAATTGCCTCTATCAAAGGTTGGAATAATCTGTCTAGTGATACAATTTACATTGGTCAAAAGCTGATTGTGAAAAAAGGCAGTGGTTCATCAGGTGGCAGTACGGGAGGCAATACAGGCGGTTCATCGTCTGGTGGTAACACTGGAGGATCAACGAGTACGACAGATACGTACTATACCGTAAAATCCGGAGACAGCTTGTGGGCGATATCAAGCGCGAATGGTGTGAGTATCGCGAATCTGCGTAGCTGGAATAATATCAGTGGCGATATCATTTATCCTGGCCAACGCCTGATCGTGAAAAAAGGCAGTGGTTCATCAGGTGGCAGCACGGGAGGCAATACAGGCGGTTCATCGTCTGGTGGTAACACTGGAGGATCAACGAGTACGACAGATACGTACTATACCGTAAAATCCGGGGACAGCTTGTGGGCGATATCAAGTGCGAATGGTGTGAGTATCGCGAATCTGCGCAGCTGGAATAATATCAGCGGCGATATCATTTATCCAGGCCAACGCCTGATCGTGAAAAAAGGCAGCGGCTCATCAGGTGGCAGCACGGGAGGCAATACGGGCGGCTCATCGTCTGGTGGTAACACTGGAGGATCAACGAGTACGACAGATACGTACTATACCGTAAAATCCGGAGATAGTTTGTGGGCGATATCAAGCGCGAATGGTGTGAGTATCGCGAATCTGCGTAGCTGGAATAATATCAGTGGTGATATCATTCATCCAGGCCAACGTTTAATTGTGAAAAAAGGTAGCGGTTCTTCAAGTAGTAATACAGGGGGGAGCTCAAGCTCAGGCGGTACAACAAACACCGGCAATGGCAAGACGCATACCGTGAAGAGTGGAGATACACTCTGGGGATTGGCGATTCAGTATTCAACATCGATTCAACAATTACAACGCTTGAATAGTCTTTCAGGTGATGTCATTTATATTGGGCAACAGCTGAAGGTTGCGTAA
- a CDS encoding TIGR01212 family radical SAM protein (This family includes YhcC from E. coli K-12, an uncharacterized radical SAM protein.): MKTFTYTDDSAKRYHSWNYALRQQFGGKIFKVPVDGGFDCPNRDGTVAKGGCTFCSVSGSGDMIVAPHDPLPVQFQKEIQMMHGKWPNVEQYIVYFQNFTNTHAPVEVIRHRFEQVVNEKGVVGLAIGTRPDCLPDEVVEYLAELNERYYLWVELGLQTTYEDTSSAINRAHDYQTYLDGVAKLRKHNIRVCTHLINGLPGESIEMMRENVRRTILDSDIQGIKLHLLHLMTNTKMMRDYNEGRLQLMTREDYVTVICDQLEMIPPEIIIHRLTGDAPYDSLIGPMWSLKKWEVLNAIDNELKRRDSYQGKYNVRLGKKVLV; the protein is encoded by the coding sequence ATGAAGACATTTACTTATACAGACGATTCAGCGAAACGTTACCATTCATGGAACTATGCGCTTCGCCAGCAATTTGGTGGAAAAATTTTTAAAGTTCCGGTTGATGGTGGCTTCGACTGTCCCAACCGAGATGGAACTGTAGCAAAAGGCGGTTGTACTTTCTGTAGCGTCTCTGGTTCCGGGGACATGATTGTTGCGCCTCACGATCCATTACCTGTTCAATTTCAAAAAGAAATACAGATGATGCATGGGAAATGGCCCAATGTAGAACAATACATCGTCTACTTCCAAAACTTTACAAATACACATGCACCTGTAGAAGTCATTCGTCATCGCTTTGAACAGGTCGTTAACGAAAAAGGTGTTGTCGGTCTGGCAATCGGAACCAGACCAGATTGTCTACCAGACGAAGTGGTAGAATATCTTGCAGAGTTGAATGAACGTTATTATCTATGGGTCGAGCTAGGTCTGCAAACAACCTATGAAGACACCAGCTCCGCAATCAATCGCGCCCATGATTATCAGACTTACCTTGATGGAGTCGCAAAGCTTAGAAAGCACAATATTCGCGTCTGTACCCATCTAATCAACGGCTTACCAGGAGAAAGCATAGAGATGATGCGGGAAAACGTGCGCAGAACCATTCTTGATTCTGACATTCAAGGAATCAAGCTGCACTTGCTCCATCTTATGACGAACACAAAAATGATGAGAGATTACAATGAAGGGCGTCTACAATTGATGACCCGCGAAGATTATGTCACTGTCATTTGTGACCAATTGGAAATGATTCCACCAGAAATCATCATCCATCGTCTAACCGGCGATGCCCCCTATGACTCACTAATAGGACCTATGTGGAGTTTGAAGAAATGGGAAGTCCTGAATGCCATTGATAACGAGTTGAAAAGGCGTGACAGTTATCAAGGAAAATATAATGTTCGTTTAGGTAAGAAGGTGCTTGTGTAA
- a CDS encoding PTS sugar transporter subunit IIC, producing MNKFVEFMEKRFIPVASKIGAQRHLVAIRDSFMVSMPLMILGALAVMINNLPIPGFQELMNSIFGGEAWKGFGGAAWNGTFAILSVLIAFLLAYNLANHYRKDGAAAGVISLGSFFALGGALGMSSTGLFIAIIVGIISTEIYVRLADNPKLIIKMPEGVPPAVAKAFASLLPAMITISLFALVAAIFAGFGVPDIVGAFYTLVQEPFMGLANSYPSALLLAFIAPFLWFFGLHGANMIDPLMQTINAPAIEANVKAISAGDPAPFIVNKPFFDSFVNLGGTGATIGLLIAVYLVGRKSKANMVIANLSIGPGIFNINEPVLFGLPIVLNPIMFIPFILTPMVLVSVAYFATSMGLVPVATVMPPWVTPPIIGGVLATSSIAGGVLAAVNVVISVLIYVPFVKISVMQEEKRATTEEQA from the coding sequence ATGAATAAGTTTGTGGAGTTTATGGAAAAACGCTTCATACCTGTTGCATCAAAAATTGGTGCACAACGTCATTTGGTTGCGATTCGTGATTCATTCATGGTCAGTATGCCATTGATGATTCTGGGTGCCTTAGCAGTTATGATCAATAACTTGCCAATTCCCGGATTCCAAGAACTGATGAATTCTATTTTCGGCGGAGAAGCTTGGAAAGGATTCGGTGGTGCTGCCTGGAACGGAACGTTTGCTATTCTTTCTGTACTGATTGCATTTTTACTCGCTTATAATTTAGCAAACCATTACCGTAAAGACGGCGCTGCAGCCGGTGTTATTTCCTTAGGTTCATTCTTCGCATTAGGTGGAGCTTTAGGAATGAGCTCAACTGGATTGTTTATTGCAATCATTGTAGGAATCATCTCAACTGAAATTTATGTTCGTTTAGCTGACAATCCAAAATTGATTATCAAAATGCCGGAGGGTGTACCACCTGCAGTAGCAAAAGCCTTTGCTTCTCTACTACCTGCAATGATCACGATTTCACTGTTTGCGTTAGTTGCTGCGATCTTCGCAGGATTTGGCGTACCTGATATCGTTGGTGCATTCTACACATTGGTTCAAGAACCTTTCATGGGCTTGGCCAACTCTTATCCATCTGCACTATTGTTGGCATTTATTGCACCATTCCTATGGTTCTTCGGTTTGCACGGCGCAAACATGATCGATCCATTGATGCAAACAATCAATGCTCCAGCAATTGAAGCTAACGTAAAGGCGATCTCAGCTGGTGATCCCGCACCCTTCATCGTTAACAAACCGTTCTTTGACAGCTTTGTTAACTTAGGAGGAACAGGAGCTACAATCGGTCTTTTGATTGCAGTTTACTTAGTTGGACGTAAGAGCAAAGCCAACATGGTTATTGCTAACCTGTCTATCGGACCTGGGATCTTCAATATCAATGAACCAGTATTGTTCGGTTTACCAATCGTACTAAATCCGATTATGTTCATCCCGTTCATTCTGACACCAATGGTTCTGGTATCTGTTGCTTACTTTGCAACTAGCATGGGCTTAGTACCAGTAGCAACTGTTATGCCACCATGGGTAACACCGCCAATCATCGGTGGCGTACTAGCTACAAGCAGCATTGCTGGAGGCGTTCTTGCAGCAGTCAATGTGGTTATTTCTGTCCTTATCTATGTACCTTTCGTCAAAATTTCTGTTATGCAGGAAGAAAAACGAGCAACGACAGAAGAACAAGCATAG
- a CDS encoding DUF1700 domain-containing protein, translating to MNKEHFLIELKIYLKPLSYQQQAAILDKYEEIFDDRVAAGESEEQVAKSLGKPRTIAEEILQEFDIDVPEKRLTKDGWQEISSSQTYDDYNQPENEHPYDYYDEDPYYKNRPQNPRFRALKICALLAFDFLFMFWMFFAFAAVVFSLWLAAVILVLSPILGTYSLIIGFNDAGLFQLFFSIFLCGAGIIGTMILLPLTKLFFSSLKRYIAWHGVVFGGRA from the coding sequence ATGAATAAAGAGCACTTTTTAATTGAACTTAAAATATACTTAAAACCCCTTTCCTATCAACAACAAGCTGCCATTTTGGATAAATACGAAGAAATCTTCGATGATCGTGTAGCAGCAGGAGAGTCAGAAGAACAGGTAGCAAAAAGCTTAGGCAAACCACGTACGATCGCAGAAGAAATTCTTCAGGAATTCGATATCGATGTTCCAGAAAAACGTCTGACCAAAGATGGTTGGCAAGAGATTTCTTCATCTCAGACATACGATGACTATAATCAACCTGAAAACGAGCACCCTTATGATTATTATGATGAGGACCCTTACTACAAGAATAGACCGCAAAATCCAAGGTTTAGAGCACTAAAAATCTGTGCATTATTGGCTTTTGATTTTCTATTTATGTTCTGGATGTTTTTCGCCTTTGCAGCGGTTGTATTTTCACTTTGGCTAGCAGCTGTCATTCTTGTCTTGTCTCCAATTTTAGGTACTTACTCACTAATTATCGGTTTCAACGATGCAGGGTTATTCCAACTGTTCTTTAGTATTTTCCTTTGCGGAGCAGGAATTATCGGCACAATGATTTTACTGCCATTGACTAAACTATTCTTTTCATCATTAAAACGTTACATCGCTTGGCATGGTGTTGTGTTCGGGGGGAGAGCTTAA
- a CDS encoding tRNA (mnm(5)s(2)U34)-methyltransferase: protein MLQTALHFSHTLLKEIIQPNDHVIDATMGNGNDTAFLAELVGKNGKVYAFDVQEIALHNTEKRLQENELSTQAILFHQGHESIGEVIADDIPIKAAVFNLGYLPKSDKEIITLPNTTKIAIEAILDRLVSKGRIILVVYYGHKGGEQELAMVSEFCQTLPQKEYNVLSYQFINQANQPPILYCIEKK from the coding sequence ATGCTGCAAACAGCACTTCATTTTAGCCATACACTCCTAAAAGAAATTATTCAGCCTAATGACCATGTGATTGATGCGACGATGGGCAACGGAAATGATACGGCTTTTCTAGCAGAGCTTGTTGGAAAAAACGGAAAAGTTTATGCGTTTGATGTTCAAGAGATTGCCCTTCATAACACAGAAAAACGGCTACAAGAAAATGAGTTATCCACTCAAGCAATTCTTTTTCACCAAGGCCACGAATCGATTGGAGAAGTAATTGCAGATGATATCCCTATAAAAGCAGCCGTGTTTAACCTTGGCTACCTACCAAAAAGCGATAAAGAAATCATTACGCTACCCAATACCACTAAAATAGCCATCGAAGCTATTCTTGATCGCTTAGTTTCGAAGGGACGGATCATATTAGTCGTCTATTATGGGCATAAAGGCGGTGAGCAGGAGTTGGCAATGGTCAGTGAATTCTGTCAAACACTCCCTCAAAAAGAGTACAATGTACTCAGCTATCAGTTTATCAATCAGGCCAATCAGCCTCCGATTCTATATTGCATTGAAAAGAAATAG
- a CDS encoding phosphatase PAP2 family protein, with translation MKHKTTYQLTGSAFLLVFILLGTIVKFSPERLNGFDQTLTALIRTPYPALNQLFIGYTKLANPMTVAVIAVIIGCLLALKKHYIEAGWLLINTGFAAGILNSLIKLVFMRERPTLEHLVVEHSYSFPSGHSTGSMLLYGTIIMLLPLFIKKKSICRSLQLLLGIGILFIGISRIYLGVHFPSDILGGFSFGLSWLLLTYPLYQKARGNWQTKYKQTKKEES, from the coding sequence ATGAAACATAAAACAACTTATCAATTAACAGGAAGCGCCTTTCTTCTGGTATTTATCCTCTTAGGAACGATTGTCAAATTCTCACCTGAACGTCTAAACGGTTTCGATCAGACACTCACAGCCTTGATTCGGACACCTTATCCTGCACTCAATCAGCTTTTCATCGGATATACAAAGCTTGCGAATCCTATGACAGTTGCGGTTATTGCAGTTATCATAGGCTGTCTTTTGGCTTTGAAAAAGCATTACATAGAAGCTGGCTGGTTATTGATCAATACAGGCTTTGCAGCAGGTATTTTGAATTCACTTATCAAGCTTGTTTTTATGCGAGAACGGCCAACATTGGAACATTTGGTTGTTGAACATAGCTATAGCTTTCCAAGCGGTCACTCTACAGGTAGTATGTTGCTTTATGGTACAATTATTATGCTGTTGCCGCTATTTATTAAGAAAAAATCAATCTGTCGCTCATTGCAGCTTTTGCTGGGGATCGGCATTCTGTTTATTGGTATCAGTAGGATTTATCTTGGTGTACATTTCCCAAGCGACATACTTGGCGGGTTCAGCTTTGGCCTGTCGTGGCTTCTTCTTACCTATCCGCTCTATCAAAAAGCACGGGGCAATTGGCAGACTAAATACAAACAAACGAAGAAAGAAGAATCTTAA
- a CDS encoding N-acetylmuramoyl-L-alanine amidase, whose translation MVKILLISGHGQGDPGTRGNGLVEATETRDVVNRLAPLLKAKGADVTVLNQSINAFANIQSGSIPFARSYDYVFEVHFNSVENISAHGTEIYVTTSENSVAVEQKVMEKLSKFFTNRGVKRTNFTVIQTAKNMGMSSALLEVCFVSNASDAAKYKANKQAIAQAICDGIAEGFRLSGSLATVNNGNNNVNKAPVDGTVSGAGNPVKIDGSKSKAHLDRFGEKPKGKLYVAGWHTGNYKYEFIFIMDKNTKRELARVKAPGVNRPDVTKNGKAGFDVHFDINRFKGKTVYVMARCTNDASGNTAGGHSDIHFSEWFLKIQ comes from the coding sequence AGGGAACGGACTTGTAGAAGCAACTGAAACGAGAGATGTTGTTAATCGGCTAGCACCTCTTTTAAAAGCCAAAGGGGCAGATGTTACTGTATTAAATCAATCTATCAATGCTTTTGCGAATATCCAAAGTGGTTCGATCCCTTTTGCGCGTAGTTATGATTATGTATTTGAAGTACACTTTAACTCCGTTGAGAATATTTCTGCACATGGTACTGAAATTTATGTGACAACCTCTGAAAACTCTGTTGCAGTCGAGCAGAAAGTGATGGAGAAACTGAGTAAATTCTTTACGAACAGAGGTGTTAAGAGAACCAATTTTACAGTTATTCAAACGGCTAAAAATATGGGGATGAGTAGTGCTTTGCTTGAAGTCTGCTTTGTTTCAAATGCTTCTGATGCAGCAAAATATAAAGCGAACAAACAGGCAATCGCTCAAGCTATCTGTGATGGAATTGCAGAGGGATTCAGGTTGTCAGGTAGTCTAGCAACTGTGAATAATGGAAATAACAATGTGAACAAAGCACCTGTAGATGGAACAGTATCGGGTGCCGGAAATCCAGTAAAAATAGATGGAAGCAAATCAAAAGCACATCTCGATCGTTTTGGTGAGAAACCGAAAGGAAAATTGTATGTGGCAGGATGGCATACTGGAAATTACAAGTATGAGTTCATTTTTATCATGGACAAAAATACTAAACGTGAACTTGCAAGAGTTAAAGCCCCAGGAGTAAATCGCCCAGATGTGACTAAAAATGGTAAAGCTGGATTTGATGTTCACTTTGACATTAATAGATTTAAAGGAAAGACAGTCTATGTAATGGCACGTTGCACCAACGATGCATCTGGTAATACTGCCGGTGGCCATTCTGATATCCACTTTAGTGAGTGGTTCTTGAAAATTCAATAG
- a CDS encoding DUF4097 family beta strand repeat-containing protein, which produces MKKTTIFFLLTGILTMAVGGIGSAIFYQRAQTTMIEHINDSYTIKNKDKIKTLNLKLSGNADYVIQGTTDSDVSMEARSSVTEPLKGSLDVEESGDTLTVSVNGKQSNGTFDNFRFGFHIESSQIVLTVPNDIDIINISDDASSYIDLSNFSNKEISMKLKNSDVSASSLASEKVKITGKSSDINFWGDSKIDELTIETEHGQIDLNNFVGSSVDLSTSSGDIYLSEVKSTTTNITSKNGEISLYNLRGEADVSGNNGSIYLYGEEFPDKLNATMEHGDIELSLYGEIKNLAIDIDTDLGDKEIFGEERSSYTIGSGKNEFNLKTKTGDINVYGDYYYDEEYTDED; this is translated from the coding sequence ATGAAAAAAACGACTATTTTCTTCTTGCTTACTGGTATATTAACAATGGCTGTTGGAGGAATCGGCAGTGCCATTTTCTATCAACGAGCACAGACCACCATGATAGAACATATAAATGACAGCTATACTATCAAAAATAAGGACAAAATCAAAACGCTTAATTTGAAGCTTTCAGGTAATGCTGATTATGTTATTCAAGGCACCACTGACAGTGATGTCTCAATGGAAGCACGAAGCAGTGTGACGGAACCCTTAAAAGGCTCTCTCGATGTTGAAGAGTCCGGCGACACGCTAACGGTTTCTGTCAACGGGAAACAAAGCAATGGGACCTTTGATAATTTTCGATTTGGGTTCCACATAGAGAGTTCTCAGATTGTGTTGACAGTTCCTAACGATATCGATATTATAAACATTAGTGATGATGCATCTAGCTATATTGATTTATCCAACTTTTCAAACAAAGAAATTTCGATGAAACTAAAAAATTCTGACGTCTCTGCAAGCTCACTGGCTTCCGAAAAAGTGAAGATTACTGGTAAAAGCAGTGATATCAACTTCTGGGGCGATTCAAAAATCGATGAGTTGACAATAGAAACAGAACATGGTCAGATTGATTTGAACAACTTTGTTGGTAGCAGCGTTGATTTATCAACCTCTTCTGGAGATATTTATCTTTCTGAAGTAAAAAGTACAACAACAAATATAACTTCAAAAAATGGTGAGATTTCTTTATATAATCTACGCGGCGAAGCTGATGTTTCCGGTAATAACGGATCGATTTATCTTTACGGAGAAGAATTCCCAGATAAGCTGAATGCAACAATGGAGCATGGAGATATTGAACTTTCCCTTTATGGAGAAATCAAAAATCTAGCTATCGATATTGACACAGACCTTGGCGATAAAGAGATTTTCGGTGAAGAAAGAAGCTCTTATACTATAGGTAGTGGAAAAAATGAGTTCAATTTAAAAACAAAAACTGGTGATATTAATGTCTACGGCGATTACTATTACGACGAAGAATACACGGATGAAGACTAG